A single window of Aquarana catesbeiana isolate 2022-GZ linkage group LG10, ASM4218655v1, whole genome shotgun sequence DNA harbors:
- the LOC141109952 gene encoding free fatty acid receptor 2-like: MTYFPGSDALFLFIYISTFVTGLPMNIAALCTLIKKFRQGVVPVDILLVNLTISDLLILMCLPFRMLEAASGMQWNMPYVLCSLSTFMFFSSTYTTSLFLMAISVERYFAVAFPIKYALLRKPIYFVLASLFIWFIGSVHCSVVYIVEHTISRNMTEHSMTCYSTFSPRQLKILLPVRLEMCLVLFLIPFLVTVFCYANFIKILLSQPRLERKRKIRAICLVVITLINFILCFMPYNLSHVVGFFQGDSPEWRNYALLISTFNASLDPIIFYFSSASFQNIFLQGMVDILKMLNLGKWSYKICIAPCERETKEINFSS, from the coding sequence ATGACCTATTTTCCAGGATCGGATGCCCTCTTTTTGTTCATCTACATCTCCACATTTGTAACAGGTCTTCCCATGAACATAGCAGCCCTGTGTACACTCATTAAAAAATTTAGGCAAGGTGTCGTACCAGTGGACATCCTGCTGGTCAACCTGACTATTTCCGATTTGCTTATTTTGATGTGTCTTCCCTTCCGCATGTTGGAAGCAGCATCTGGCATGCAGTGGAATATGCCATATGTTTTATGTTCTTTGTCAACATTTATGTTTTTCAGCAGCACTTATACCACCTCTCTCTTCCTCATGGCCATCAGCGTGGAGAGGTATTTTGCTGTTGCCTTTCCTATCAAATATGCACTTCTCCGGAAACCAATCTACTTTGTGCTGGCTAGCCTCTTCATCTGGTTCATTGGATCTGTTCACTGCAGTGTTGTGTACATCGTGGAGCACACTATTTCCAGGAATATGACGGAACACAGTATGACGTGCTACAGTACCTTTTCTCCACGCCAGCTCAAAATTCTACTCCCGGTCAGGCTAGAAATGTGTTTGGTTCTCTTCCTCATCCCATTTCTGGTCACCGTCTTCTGCTATGCCAACTTTATCAAGATCCTCCTATCTCAGCCTCGTctggagagaaagagaaaaataagAGCCATCTGTTTAGTGGTGATCACCCTCATTAATTTCATTCTTTGCTTCATGCCCTATAATTTATCACATGTTGTGGGCTTTTTCCAAGGCGATAGTCCAGAATGGAGAAACTACGCTCTGCTAATAAGCACCTTCAACGCTTCGTTGGATCCCATCATATTCTACTTCTCATCTGCTtcctttcaaaacatttttttgcaggGAATGGTGgacattttaaaaatgttgaatTTGGGAAAATGGTCTTATAAAATTTGTATTGCACCTTGTGAGAGAGAGACTAAAGAGATTAATTTTTCATCTTAG